From a region of the Sphingopyxis sp. YR583 genome:
- a CDS encoding UrcA family protein, whose protein sequence is MHRTVRFLPLALLLAATPALAAPAADEPTRVLVNHADLDLTNPAGVETLERRIRQAVRQACPRLTRDLRQSAAARKCQQASAERAKAKVEVAIAEAHAGRPRLAAAAGDKTVAAR, encoded by the coding sequence ATGCATCGGACCGTTCGCTTTCTTCCCCTCGCTCTCCTCCTTGCCGCCACGCCGGCATTGGCGGCGCCGGCCGCCGACGAGCCCACGCGCGTGCTCGTCAACCACGCCGACCTCGACCTCACCAACCCCGCAGGCGTAGAAACCCTCGAACGGCGGATCCGTCAGGCCGTGCGCCAGGCATGCCCGCGGTTGACCCGCGACCTGCGCCAGAGCGCTGCGGCGCGCAAGTGTCAGCAGGCGTCGGCCGAGCGGGCCAAGGCGAAGGTCGAGGTCGCGATCGCCGAAGCGCACGCCGGCCGTCCGCGTCTTGCCGCAGCTGCAGGCGACAAGACCGTCGCCGCACGATAA
- a CDS encoding GNAT family N-acetyltransferase has protein sequence MGALRIEKLARTHVVAGFDCGKEPLNRFLDRHALQSQQTGSANSYVAMDGERVVGFYSLVVGEVAYDDAPERLTKGMPRHPVLIILIARLAIAIGYQGKGLGAGLLKDAVLRTLQAAELGGIRAIVVHEKDDDAREFYERYGFGPSLTDNYHLSLLLKDVRRTLS, from the coding sequence GTGGGTGCGCTGCGCATTGAAAAGCTCGCGCGTACCCACGTGGTCGCCGGTTTCGATTGCGGCAAGGAGCCGCTGAACCGCTTTCTGGATCGTCACGCTCTCCAGAGCCAGCAGACCGGTTCTGCCAATAGCTATGTGGCGATGGATGGAGAGCGCGTCGTCGGCTTCTATAGTTTGGTCGTAGGCGAAGTGGCGTATGACGATGCTCCGGAACGGCTGACCAAGGGAATGCCAAGGCATCCCGTGCTGATCATTCTGATCGCGCGGCTGGCCATCGCGATAGGCTATCAGGGCAAGGGGCTTGGAGCGGGTCTGCTCAAGGATGCAGTGCTGCGGACCTTGCAGGCGGCCGAGCTGGGTGGCATACGTGCGATCGTCGTTCATGAGAAGGACGATGATGCGAGGGAATTCTACGAGCGCTATGGGTTCGGGCCGTCGCTCACCGACAATTATCACCTCTCCCTTCTCCTGAAGGATGTTCGGCGCACGCTTTCCTGA
- a CDS encoding DNA -binding domain-containing protein, whose protein sequence is MVDGGPVRHCLIGESGSGLCFDLVQRDGAGIAPFCFGTDFGSHFPLRLAEFRRLRAWLLEDEFPAPSPLFQIDGARAVRVLRTIDALGEGASLRAIGTGIVCAEGWPGDGEWIKSRARRLVDAAHAMWAGGPAAMLASG, encoded by the coding sequence GTGGTTGACGGCGGCCCGGTTCGGCACTGCCTGATTGGAGAGAGCGGGAGCGGGCTTTGCTTCGATCTCGTCCAGCGCGATGGAGCAGGGATTGCGCCATTCTGCTTCGGCACTGACTTCGGAAGCCATTTTCCGCTTCGGCTGGCCGAATTCCGGCGGCTCCGCGCATGGCTGCTCGAAGATGAATTTCCCGCGCCGTCTCCATTGTTCCAGATCGACGGCGCGCGCGCGGTCCGTGTCCTGCGGACGATCGACGCGCTTGGCGAAGGCGCGTCGCTCCGCGCGATCGGAACAGGCATCGTCTGTGCGGAGGGATGGCCCGGCGACGGCGAATGGATCAAGTCGCGCGCCCGCCGGCTTGTCGATGCCGCGCATGCGATGTGGGCCGGGGGGCCTGCCGCCATGCTCGCATCCGGTTGA
- a CDS encoding phytanoyl-CoA dioxygenase family protein yields MKGAFTPDSAPVRLERDGWCLVRHALPPGVIAGIDAMLAADFAATPFCVGDFFGERTKRFGRLLTRAPATRELVMHPAILLLAEHMLGPGCDRIALNLTQAIEIHPGALAQYPHRDHDLWPIAKGGMNFQINVMWPLVPFTAENGATRLWTGSHKAEGSGLFDEADAVAAECQPGDALLWLGGTLHGAGGNASGAPRRGIVVSYCLGWLKPFELPWLIYPPEAAKAFDPDLAALVGYAQHRPNLGNVEGRCPSYLLGGEHREHVAAVDALLPEQEAALRAHVAAQRGAAGHGQD; encoded by the coding sequence GTGAAGGGCGCGTTCACGCCCGACAGCGCGCCTGTGCGACTGGAGCGCGACGGCTGGTGTCTCGTCCGCCATGCGCTGCCGCCGGGCGTGATTGCTGGGATCGACGCGATGCTGGCGGCGGATTTCGCCGCGACGCCCTTTTGCGTCGGCGATTTCTTCGGCGAGCGCACCAAGCGGTTCGGGCGACTGCTGACGCGCGCGCCGGCAACGCGTGAGCTCGTCATGCATCCCGCGATCCTGCTGCTCGCCGAGCATATGCTGGGACCCGGCTGCGACCGGATCGCGCTCAATCTCACCCAGGCGATCGAAATCCATCCCGGCGCGCTCGCCCAATATCCGCACCGTGATCATGACCTTTGGCCGATCGCGAAGGGCGGGATGAACTTCCAGATCAACGTGATGTGGCCGCTCGTGCCGTTCACCGCCGAGAATGGCGCGACGCGCCTCTGGACCGGAAGCCACAAGGCGGAAGGCAGTGGCCTGTTCGATGAGGCGGATGCCGTCGCGGCCGAATGTCAGCCCGGCGACGCCTTGCTCTGGCTCGGCGGCACGCTCCACGGCGCGGGCGGCAATGCGAGCGGTGCGCCGCGCCGCGGCATCGTCGTCAGCTATTGTCTTGGCTGGCTCAAACCCTTCGAGCTGCCATGGCTCATCTATCCGCCCGAGGCGGCCAAGGCGTTCGATCCCGATCTCGCGGCGCTCGTCGGTTACGCGCAGCATCGTCCCAACCTCGGCAATGTCGAGGGGCGCTGCCCGTCATACCTGCTAGGCGGCGAGCACCGCGAGCATGTCGCGGCGGTCGACGCGTTGCTGCCCGAGCAGGAAGCGGCCCTCCGCGCGCATGTCGCCGCGCAGCGCGGTGCGGCAGGCCATGGCCAAGATTGA
- a CDS encoding LuxR family transcriptional regulator, which yields MPCRDRLEALEFADDFIVAVRAATCLGEIEDLLEGAARFMDFRHYAMIHHDDARSRSPGLIHMQNYPAVYAERYIAEQLYRNDPVVLACLAADACFAWDQIGELITVDRRHRRFIEAGAREGVSDGVTVPSFVLGERSGSCHFSGPRDPDRARCFVGPAHLVGSYAFQAARRIMLGGRLREFRVARLTPRQRDCIVLIGRGLSNKMIARKLGISDFTVKTYIQRASELYEAHTRTQLVISAVLDGEVGVHEVLPSKYLHLVD from the coding sequence ATGCCCTGTCGTGACAGGCTGGAAGCGCTTGAGTTTGCCGATGATTTCATCGTCGCGGTTCGCGCGGCGACGTGCCTTGGCGAGATCGAGGACCTGCTCGAAGGCGCGGCGCGCTTCATGGATTTTCGTCATTATGCGATGATCCATCACGACGATGCGCGGTCACGTTCGCCGGGCCTAATTCACATGCAGAATTACCCCGCAGTCTATGCCGAGCGCTACATTGCGGAGCAGCTCTATCGCAACGATCCGGTCGTGCTCGCCTGTCTCGCCGCCGACGCCTGCTTCGCCTGGGATCAGATCGGCGAGCTGATCACGGTCGACCGGCGGCACCGCCGCTTTATCGAGGCCGGTGCGCGCGAGGGGGTGAGCGATGGTGTCACCGTTCCGTCCTTCGTTCTGGGCGAGCGCAGCGGTTCCTGTCATTTCAGCGGGCCGCGCGATCCCGATCGCGCGCGCTGTTTCGTAGGGCCCGCCCATCTTGTCGGCAGCTATGCCTTTCAGGCGGCGCGGCGGATCATGCTCGGGGGACGGCTTCGCGAATTTCGCGTAGCGCGTTTAACGCCCCGGCAACGCGACTGTATCGTCCTCATCGGTCGCGGCCTGTCGAACAAGATGATCGCGCGCAAACTCGGCATCAGCGACTTCACCGTCAAAACCTATATCCAGCGCGCATCCGAGCTCTACGAGGCGCACACGCGTACCCAGCTCGTCATCTCCGCGGTGCTCGATGGCGAGGTCGGCGTGCACGAAGTTCTGCCCAGCAAATACCTCCATTTGGTCGACTGA
- a CDS encoding transcriptional regulator domain-containing protein, whose translation MAKIELTPALPPGSWREAGAYAGLEACGRRGLAWELLRRTPGYAEAAACEPGAARVSEPVLPAARAEFTARWGLHFR comes from the coding sequence ATGGCCAAGATTGAGCTGACGCCAGCACTGCCGCCGGGCAGCTGGCGCGAAGCCGGCGCCTATGCAGGTCTAGAAGCATGCGGGCGGCGCGGGCTCGCCTGGGAACTACTCCGCCGCACGCCGGGCTATGCCGAGGCGGCGGCGTGCGAACCGGGCGCGGCGCGGGTGAGCGAACCCGTCCTGCCTGCGGCGCGCGCCGAATTCACCGCGCGCTGGGGGCTTCACTTTCGCTGA
- a CDS encoding acyl-homoserine-lactone synthase — MIHIIAGLGEPHEQPLLNSMFEARKRLFVDLLDWDLDVVDERFEIDRFDDAYATYIIVANDAGLHRASMRLLPSVRPHLLGSMFERLCTDGVPVGPDIFEITRLCLPATELASERRLLRNGLIRAMVDHALEHGIRRFTGVVTARFREQVLAMGWQGEALGPGQDMGGGRLGAFAIDICEDTPAHLDANCIHRLEDMVAVNGAEAAVTGMGGAGQ; from the coding sequence ATGATCCATATTATCGCAGGGCTCGGCGAACCACACGAACAGCCTCTCCTCAACTCGATGTTCGAAGCGCGCAAGCGCCTGTTCGTCGACCTGCTCGACTGGGATCTCGACGTCGTCGACGAGCGCTTCGAGATCGATCGTTTCGACGACGCTTATGCAACCTATATCATCGTCGCGAACGATGCCGGGCTGCATCGCGCCTCGATGCGCCTTTTGCCCTCCGTGCGGCCGCACCTTCTCGGCTCGATGTTTGAGCGGCTTTGCACGGACGGCGTGCCGGTCGGGCCCGACATTTTCGAGATCACACGCCTCTGCCTTCCCGCCACCGAGCTTGCGAGCGAGCGGCGGCTACTGCGCAATGGCTTGATCCGCGCGATGGTCGATCATGCGCTCGAACATGGCATCCGCCGCTTCACCGGCGTGGTGACCGCGCGCTTTCGCGAACAGGTGCTCGCGATGGGCTGGCAGGGCGAGGCGCTCGGGCCGGGGCAGGATATGGGCGGTGGCCGCCTCGGTGCCTTCGCGATCGATATCTGCGAAGACACGCCCGCGCATCTCGACGCCAATTGCATTCACCGGCTTGAAGATATGGTGGCGGTGAACGGCGCGGAGGCGGCTGTGACGGGCATGGGCGGAGCGGGGCAGTGA
- a CDS encoding helix-turn-helix transcriptional regulator, with protein MDVRKLVGCNVHRYRKAADLSQEEVAARMGVDRAHVGLIERGEQNATLLTIWSLCEALNVRPQALFDEDYYRAHCQ; from the coding sequence ATGGACGTACGAAAACTCGTGGGCTGCAATGTGCATCGCTATCGCAAGGCGGCCGATCTGAGTCAGGAAGAGGTTGCAGCGCGGATGGGTGTCGACCGGGCGCATGTCGGGTTGATCGAGCGCGGCGAACAGAATGCGACCTTGCTGACGATCTGGAGTCTTTGCGAAGCGCTGAATGTCAGGCCGCAGGCGCTGTTCGACGAGGATTATTATCGCGCGCACTGCCAATAG